Proteins encoded together in one Rossellomorea sp. y25 window:
- a CDS encoding FxsA family protein, producing MRYILLLLIIVPALEIGLLVLSGQAFGLIPTVLLIITTGILGAYLAKKQGMETLRKAQQDMQYGQLPGDAIIDGLCILVGGVVLLTPGFITDAIGFLLLLPPTRKMFKPFIYKLFKRWINNGNVIIYR from the coding sequence ATGAGATATATCTTGTTATTGTTAATTATCGTGCCCGCATTGGAAATTGGGTTGCTGGTTCTTTCCGGACAAGCGTTTGGCTTGATCCCGACTGTTTTACTGATCATTACAACAGGAATTTTGGGAGCTTATTTAGCAAAGAAGCAAGGAATGGAAACGCTACGGAAAGCGCAGCAGGATATGCAGTACGGTCAGCTACCGGGTGACGCGATCATAGATGGGTTATGCATCCTGGTTGGAGGGGTCGTTCTATTGACGCCTGGTTTTATTACCGATGCGATCGGATTCCTGCTATTACTTCCACCAACCCGTAAAATGTTTAAACCGTTCATTTATAAGCTATTCAAACGCTGGATTAATAATGGAAATGTGATTATTTACAGATAA
- the accA gene encoding acetyl-CoA carboxylase carboxyl transferase subunit alpha yields MVNEMEFEKPVVELKKKIAELKEFTQNSDVDLSKEIEKLESRLGKLENDIYENMKPWERVQVARHPNRPTTLDYIGYLFTDFIEMHGDRLYGDDEAIVSGVGKFHGVPVTIIGHQRGKDTKENIRRNFGMPHPEGYRKALRLMKQADKFNRPIICFIDTKGAYPGKAAEERGQSEAIARNLVEMAGLTVPVICMVIGEGGSGGALALGVGNHIHMLENSTYSVISPEGAAAILWKDSTQAKRAAESMKITAPDLKELGIIDEIVTEVKGGAHKDVEEQAQYINDVLIASLKELIPMKKEELIQHRYEKFKAMGEYSVLNDLIGVKS; encoded by the coding sequence ATGGTAAATGAGATGGAATTTGAAAAGCCTGTAGTTGAGCTCAAGAAAAAAATAGCCGAGCTTAAGGAATTCACTCAGAATTCGGACGTGGACTTATCGAAAGAAATCGAAAAGCTCGAGTCGCGTCTGGGAAAACTTGAAAATGACATTTATGAAAATATGAAGCCGTGGGAAAGAGTGCAAGTTGCCCGTCATCCCAATCGCCCGACAACGCTTGATTATATCGGGTATCTCTTTACTGACTTCATCGAAATGCATGGAGACCGTCTGTATGGGGATGACGAAGCCATTGTTTCAGGCGTAGGGAAATTTCATGGGGTACCGGTTACCATCATCGGGCACCAAAGAGGGAAAGATACGAAAGAAAATATTCGCCGGAACTTTGGAATGCCTCATCCGGAAGGATATCGAAAGGCCTTACGCTTGATGAAGCAAGCGGACAAGTTCAATCGTCCGATCATCTGCTTTATTGATACAAAGGGTGCGTATCCCGGTAAAGCAGCAGAGGAAAGGGGTCAAAGTGAAGCCATTGCAAGAAATCTTGTGGAAATGGCGGGATTGACCGTTCCTGTCATCTGCATGGTCATTGGTGAAGGTGGTAGTGGAGGTGCCCTGGCACTGGGAGTCGGAAACCATATTCATATGCTTGAAAACTCCACTTACTCCGTTATATCACCTGAAGGGGCAGCGGCCATTCTGTGGAAGGATTCCACTCAAGCGAAACGAGCTGCTGAATCCATGAAGATCACTGCACCGGATTTAAAGGAGCTTGGGATCATTGATGAAATCGTCACGGAAGTTAAAGGCGGTGCTCATAAAGATGTCGAAGAGCAAGCACAATATATCAATGATGTATTGATAGCCTCCCTGAAAGAATTAATTCCCATGAAGAAAGAAGAATTGATTCAGCACCGATATGAGAAATTTAAAGCGATGGGTGAATATTCTGTTTTAAATGATTTAATTGGGGTAAAATCATAA
- the pyk gene encoding pyruvate kinase, whose translation MRKTKIVCTIGPASESVEKLSQLIEAGMNVSRLNFSHGDHEEHGQRIVNIREAAEKAGKTVGILLDTKGPEIRTNNMEDGAIELTQGSNVIVSMNEVLGTTEKFSVTYEGLIDDVHVGSKILLDDGLIGLEVTEIDKANGEIHTYVANSGVLKNKKGVNVPGVSVNLPGITDKDAKDIVFGIGQGVDFIAASFVRRASDVLEIRQLLEEHNASHIQIIPKIENQEGVDNINEILEVSDGLMVARGDLGVEIPAEEVPLVQKMLIKKCNSLGKPVITATQMLDSMQRNPRPTRAEASDVANAIFDGTDAIMLSGETAAGTYPVEAVQTMHNIASRAETALDFNEILSARSKDSEHNMTDAIGQSVAHTALNLDVNAIVAPTESGHTARMISKYRPKAPIVAVTGTDSVSRRLALVWGVYPTVGRKVTTTDEMLDMAVEESVNSGMTKHGDRIIITAGVPIGESGTTNLMKIHVVGDIVAKGQGIGRRSAYGKAVVATTAEEAVKNTQPGNVLVTIGTDKEMMPALEKCSALIVEEGGLTSHAAVVGINLGIPVVVGVDNATSLFSNGQEITVDATRGVIYNGHASVL comes from the coding sequence ATGAGAAAAACGAAAATAGTATGTACCATTGGTCCTGCAAGTGAGAGTGTAGAAAAGTTATCTCAATTAATCGAAGCCGGAATGAACGTTTCCCGCTTAAACTTTTCACACGGTGACCACGAAGAGCATGGGCAGAGAATCGTCAATATCCGTGAAGCAGCAGAAAAAGCCGGGAAAACAGTCGGGATCCTTCTCGATACAAAAGGTCCTGAAATCCGTACGAATAATATGGAAGATGGTGCAATCGAATTAACTCAAGGTTCAAACGTCATCGTTTCCATGAATGAAGTACTGGGAACAACTGAGAAATTCTCCGTTACATACGAAGGATTAATCGATGATGTTCATGTTGGTTCAAAAATTCTTTTAGACGATGGTCTGATCGGATTGGAAGTAACGGAAATCGATAAAGCGAATGGCGAGATTCATACGTATGTTGCCAACAGCGGTGTTTTAAAGAATAAAAAAGGTGTAAACGTACCGGGAGTTTCCGTAAACCTTCCAGGGATTACGGATAAAGATGCAAAGGATATCGTATTCGGTATTGGGCAGGGCGTTGACTTTATTGCGGCATCATTCGTTCGCCGTGCATCTGATGTACTTGAAATTCGTCAATTATTGGAAGAACACAACGCTTCTCACATTCAAATCATCCCTAAGATCGAGAATCAAGAGGGTGTAGATAATATCAATGAAATCCTCGAAGTATCAGACGGATTGATGGTGGCTCGTGGAGATCTTGGTGTGGAAATCCCTGCTGAAGAAGTACCATTGGTTCAGAAGATGTTGATCAAGAAATGTAACTCACTAGGTAAGCCTGTCATCACGGCAACTCAAATGCTTGATTCCATGCAGCGCAACCCTAGACCGACAAGAGCGGAAGCAAGTGACGTAGCCAATGCAATCTTCGATGGTACAGATGCGATCATGCTTTCTGGAGAAACTGCTGCAGGTACGTATCCTGTAGAAGCGGTCCAAACGATGCATAACATTGCTTCAAGAGCAGAAACGGCACTGGATTTCAATGAAATCCTATCGGCACGCAGTAAAGACAGTGAGCATAATATGACAGATGCCATCGGTCAATCTGTAGCTCACACGGCCCTTAACCTTGATGTAAATGCGATTGTTGCTCCAACGGAAAGTGGACATACAGCACGCATGATTTCTAAATACCGTCCTAAAGCCCCAATCGTAGCAGTAACGGGAACAGATTCCGTATCACGCCGATTGGCACTTGTCTGGGGTGTTTACCCTACTGTCGGACGTAAAGTGACGACTACGGACGAAATGCTTGATATGGCTGTAGAAGAAAGCGTCAATTCAGGCATGACGAAGCATGGAGATCGTATTATCATCACAGCAGGTGTTCCGATTGGTGAGTCAGGAACAACAAATCTGATGAAAATCCATGTGGTAGGCGATATCGTGGCAAAAGGCCAAGGAATCGGCCGTAGATCTGCTTACGGTAAAGCGGTTGTGGCAACTACTGCAGAAGAAGCCGTTAAGAACACTCAGCCGGGAAATGTTCTTGTTACGATCGGAACAGATAAAGAAATGATGCCGGCCCTGGAAAAATGCTCGGCTCTTATCGTAGAAGAGGGCGGTTTAACAAGCCATGCAGCAGTAGTAGGGATTAATCTAGGAATCCCTGTCGTTGTTGGTGTAGACAATGCCACTTCTCTATTCTCAAATGGCCAGGAAATTACAGTAGATGCCACTCGCGGTGTCATCTATAACGGTCATGCCAGCGTACTATAA
- the pfkA gene encoding 6-phosphofructokinase yields the protein MKKIGVLTSGGDSPGMNAAVRAVVRKAIFLDIEVYGIYQGYNGLINGNIKKLELGSVGDIIHRGGTMLYTARCEEFKTKEGQQKGIQQLEKHGIEGLVVIGGDGSYQGAKALTEWGYPCVGVPGTIDNDIPGTEYTIGFDTALNTVIDAIDKIRDTATSHERTFIIEVMGRNAGDLALWSGLAGGAETILIPEEKFDLDDVVTRLKKGQERGKKHSVIIVAEGVMSANEFANRFTEATGMDTRVSVLGHIQRGGTPTASDRVLASRLGARAVELLIDGKGGRAVGIEKNQLVDYDIIEALAKPHQIDLDMYRLSKELSI from the coding sequence GTGAAAAAGATTGGTGTATTAACAAGTGGTGGAGATTCACCAGGTATGAATGCAGCCGTTCGTGCGGTTGTACGTAAAGCCATTTTCCTTGATATAGAAGTGTACGGTATTTATCAAGGGTATAACGGATTGATTAACGGAAACATCAAGAAGCTTGAACTTGGTTCCGTTGGTGACATTATTCATCGTGGAGGTACGATGCTGTATACAGCTCGTTGCGAAGAATTCAAAACAAAAGAAGGTCAGCAAAAAGGCATACAACAATTAGAAAAGCATGGAATTGAAGGTCTTGTTGTCATTGGTGGAGATGGATCTTACCAAGGAGCAAAAGCTTTAACGGAATGGGGATATCCATGTGTCGGTGTACCGGGAACGATCGATAATGACATACCGGGAACTGAATATACAATCGGATTCGATACAGCCCTGAACACGGTCATCGATGCGATTGATAAGATTCGCGACACGGCAACCTCACATGAAAGAACCTTCATCATCGAAGTAATGGGTCGCAATGCGGGGGATCTTGCCCTGTGGTCCGGTCTTGCAGGCGGAGCAGAAACCATCCTGATCCCTGAAGAGAAATTCGATCTTGACGATGTAGTGACTCGTCTTAAAAAAGGTCAGGAGCGTGGGAAGAAGCACAGTGTGATCATTGTGGCAGAAGGTGTCATGTCGGCAAATGAATTTGCTAATCGTTTCACTGAAGCGACTGGAATGGATACCCGGGTCTCTGTATTGGGTCATATTCAGCGTGGGGGAACACCAACTGCATCAGACCGCGTGCTAGCAAGCCGTTTAGGTGCACGTGCAGTAGAGCTTTTGATTGATGGAAAAGGCGGAAGAGCAGTAGGAATTGAGAAAAATCAACTAGTTGATTACGATATTATTGAAGCACTTGCCAAGCCACATCAAATTGACTTGGATATGTACAGACTTTCCAAAGAGCTTTCAATCTAA
- a CDS encoding GntR family transcriptional regulator, giving the protein MMTEVNSLHTHAKVYIGIVHQLREMISKDGLQPGDKIPSERELSERLNVGRSSVREALRALELLGLIETKRGEGTFLRDFRDHHLIDLLGMFILQDHKAQEDILYTKMMIEKEALKDLFIEEKKMAALLETAAKAESLDDVFRDIVMMSANHLAQRIWNILNDFETLICGEIKITDQMREEITRMLQGIERQDKETVQETYKRVREIVDKDATISNIFF; this is encoded by the coding sequence ATGATGACGGAAGTGAACTCTCTCCATACTCACGCTAAGGTATATATTGGAATTGTTCACCAACTACGAGAAATGATATCGAAGGATGGCCTTCAGCCAGGCGACAAAATCCCATCTGAAAGAGAACTGTCGGAACGGTTGAACGTTGGGCGTTCTTCAGTCAGGGAAGCATTACGAGCCCTGGAATTATTGGGATTGATTGAAACCAAAAGAGGCGAAGGAACCTTTTTAAGAGACTTTCGGGACCATCATCTGATCGATCTTCTGGGCATGTTCATCCTGCAGGATCATAAGGCTCAGGAAGATATACTCTACACGAAAATGATGATTGAGAAGGAAGCGCTGAAAGATCTGTTTATTGAAGAAAAGAAGATGGCAGCACTTCTGGAAACAGCTGCAAAAGCTGAAAGCCTGGATGATGTGTTCAGGGACATCGTGATGATGAGCGCCAATCATTTGGCTCAACGGATCTGGAATATCCTGAATGATTTTGAAACATTGATTTGTGGCGAAATCAAGATAACGGATCAAATGAGAGAAGAGATTACCCGAATGCTTCAAGGAATAGAAAGACAAGATAAAGAGACTGTGCAAGAGACGTATAAAAGGGTCAGGGAAATTGTCGATAAAGATGCGACAATTTCCAACATCTTTTTTTAA
- the accD gene encoding acetyl-CoA carboxylase, carboxyltransferase subunit beta, producing MLKELFNKSKKKKYATIPSEAAKHDVPEGIMTKCPDCKKIMYTKELQKNLKVCIHCGYHHGMSSPERVDSFIDEGTFKELDHDLTSGNPLNFPDYEGKVEKDRKKTGMNEAVLTGSGKVNGIEVVTAIMDSRFRMGSMGSVVGEKITRAIEEADKRKVPFIIFTASGGARMQEGVLSLMQMAKTSVALNRLSENGGLFISIMTHPTTGGVSASFASVGDYNFAEPGALIGFAGRRIIEQTIREDLPEDFQTSEFLLKHGQLDGVISRLELKEKIGTVLDIHQWDGDLPW from the coding sequence TTGCTTAAGGAACTTTTTAATAAATCCAAAAAGAAAAAATATGCAACGATCCCTTCTGAAGCGGCTAAACATGACGTTCCGGAAGGCATCATGACCAAATGTCCTGATTGCAAAAAAATCATGTACACAAAAGAACTTCAAAAAAACTTAAAGGTGTGCATTCATTGCGGATACCATCATGGGATGAGCTCACCAGAGAGAGTCGATAGTTTTATAGATGAAGGTACGTTCAAAGAGCTTGACCATGACCTTACATCCGGTAATCCTTTGAACTTTCCTGATTATGAGGGGAAAGTGGAAAAGGACCGTAAAAAGACGGGTATGAATGAAGCCGTGTTAACCGGGTCCGGAAAGGTGAATGGAATCGAAGTCGTCACTGCCATCATGGATTCCCGTTTCAGAATGGGGAGTATGGGCTCTGTGGTAGGAGAGAAAATCACGAGAGCCATCGAAGAAGCCGACAAACGAAAAGTACCATTCATTATCTTCACGGCATCTGGAGGCGCGAGAATGCAGGAAGGTGTCCTTTCCTTGATGCAGATGGCCAAAACCAGTGTGGCCCTTAATCGATTGAGCGAGAATGGGGGACTCTTCATCTCCATCATGACGCACCCAACGACAGGCGGGGTATCCGCAAGTTTTGCTTCCGTTGGGGACTATAACTTTGCTGAGCCCGGAGCCCTTATCGGCTTCGCAGGCAGAAGGATCATTGAGCAAACCATCAGGGAAGACTTGCCGGAAGACTTCCAAACATCCGAATTTTTATTGAAGCATGGTCAACTTGACGGAGTCATCTCGAGACTCGAGTTAAAAGAGAAAATCGGGACAGTACTTGATATACATCAGTGGGACGGTGATCTGCCATGGTAA
- the ytvI gene encoding sporulation integral membrane protein YtvI has translation MNVEYVYRTIRFLIVLAIVILSLISFYYIWKLAYPFIIAIAIALLINPLVNWLERWLPRIWAVALSLILIVAIFVGLITLLIAEIVSGANYLAEELPKHVQTLVKYAEDIVVGQVIPLYNQLAGLFKNLDAGQQDTILENVQNAGTKIATSAGDFLQNFFTKLPQLISWIPNAASVLIFAALATFFISKDWYTLSAKAEKVIPGKAMSSGRKVFIDLKRALFGFIRAQFTLISITAIIVLIGLIILRVDYAITIALVTGLVDILPYLGTGAVFVPWIIYEFITGNVGLGIGLSVLYLVVVVQRQIMEPKVLSSSIGLDPLATLIALFVGFKLIGFLGLIVGPVVLVILSTLKRAGVFEDTWKFIMGVK, from the coding sequence TTGAATGTAGAATATGTTTATCGAACGATTCGGTTCTTGATCGTTTTAGCTATCGTTATACTCTCATTGATTTCATTCTATTACATATGGAAACTTGCTTATCCGTTTATCATCGCCATTGCCATCGCACTGCTGATCAATCCTCTGGTGAATTGGCTTGAAAGATGGCTTCCGAGGATATGGGCTGTTGCTTTGTCTCTCATATTGATTGTTGCAATCTTTGTTGGGCTTATCACCTTACTGATTGCTGAGATTGTTTCCGGTGCGAATTATTTAGCTGAAGAGCTCCCTAAGCATGTGCAGACCTTAGTCAAATATGCCGAGGATATCGTCGTAGGCCAAGTCATTCCACTATACAACCAGCTGGCAGGTTTATTCAAGAACCTTGATGCCGGACAACAGGACACCATATTAGAGAATGTCCAGAATGCCGGAACGAAAATCGCCACATCAGCAGGGGATTTCCTGCAAAACTTTTTCACCAAATTGCCTCAGTTAATTTCTTGGATCCCAAATGCGGCATCCGTACTGATTTTTGCAGCCTTAGCGACATTCTTTATTAGTAAGGACTGGTATACATTATCTGCTAAAGCAGAGAAAGTCATTCCCGGTAAAGCCATGAGCAGCGGCAGAAAAGTATTTATTGATCTAAAAAGGGCGCTATTCGGATTTATCAGGGCTCAGTTTACCCTCATATCGATTACGGCGATCATCGTCTTAATCGGATTGATCATTCTGAGAGTAGATTACGCGATCACCATTGCGCTCGTCACAGGTCTCGTTGATATTCTACCCTATCTAGGGACTGGAGCGGTTTTCGTTCCCTGGATCATATATGAATTTATTACAGGAAACGTCGGATTAGGCATCGGTTTATCCGTTCTCTATCTGGTTGTCGTGGTTCAGCGTCAAATCATGGAGCCGAAAGTACTGTCATCAAGCATCGGACTCGATCCTCTCGCCACTCTGATTGCTCTCTTTGTCGGCTTTAAGCTAATCGGGTTTCTAGGTTTAATCGTTGGGCCTGTTGTATTAGTCATTCTATCCACTCTAAAAAGAGCCGGGGTTTTTGAAGATACGTGGAAGTTTATCATGGGTGTAAAATAG
- the icd gene encoding NADP-dependent isocitrate dehydrogenase: MTQGEKITNQNGQLNVPNNPIVPFIEGDGTGPDIWAAAQRVLDASVEKAYKGERKISWKEVYAGEKAFNKTGEWLPNDTLEAIREYFIAIKGPLTTPVGGGIRSLNVALRQELDLFTCLRPVRYFEGVPSPVKRPEDTDMVIFRENTEDIYAGIEYAKGSDEVKKLISFLQDEMGVNKIRFPETSGIGIKPVSEEGTSRLVRAAINYAITEGRKSVTLVHKGNIMKFTEGAFKNWGYELAEKEFGDKVFTWAQYDKIKEADGLEAANKAQSEAETAGKIIVKDSIADIFLQQILTRPAEFDVVATMNLNGDYISDALAAQVGGIGIAPGANINYESGHAIFEATHGTAPKYAGMDKVNPSSVILSGVLMLEHLGWTEAANLITKSMEKTIASKVVTYDFARLMDGATEVKCSEFGSALIENME, translated from the coding sequence ATGACACAAGGTGAAAAAATTACAAACCAGAACGGGCAGCTTAATGTGCCAAACAATCCAATCGTACCATTCATTGAAGGAGACGGAACGGGTCCTGATATTTGGGCGGCAGCTCAACGCGTTTTAGATGCTTCTGTTGAAAAAGCATATAAAGGTGAACGCAAAATCTCATGGAAAGAAGTATATGCCGGAGAAAAAGCATTCAACAAAACGGGTGAGTGGCTTCCAAACGATACACTTGAAGCAATCCGTGAGTATTTTATCGCCATCAAAGGTCCACTTACGACTCCTGTCGGCGGCGGAATCCGTTCATTGAACGTTGCACTTCGCCAGGAATTAGACCTGTTCACATGCCTTCGTCCAGTACGCTACTTCGAAGGTGTTCCTTCACCGGTTAAGCGCCCTGAAGACACTGACATGGTCATCTTCCGTGAAAACACAGAAGATATCTATGCAGGGATCGAGTACGCTAAAGGTTCTGACGAAGTGAAAAAGTTAATCAGCTTCCTTCAAGATGAAATGGGTGTTAACAAAATCCGTTTCCCTGAAACATCTGGTATCGGTATCAAGCCTGTTTCTGAAGAAGGAACAAGCCGTCTTGTACGTGCTGCGATCAATTACGCGATCACTGAAGGCCGTAAATCAGTAACGCTTGTTCACAAAGGGAACATCATGAAGTTCACTGAAGGAGCTTTTAAAAACTGGGGTTACGAGCTTGCTGAGAAAGAATTCGGCGATAAAGTATTCACTTGGGCTCAATATGACAAGATCAAGGAAGCTGACGGATTGGAAGCGGCTAACAAAGCTCAATCTGAAGCTGAAACAGCAGGTAAGATCATCGTGAAGGATTCAATCGCTGATATCTTCCTACAACAAATCCTTACTCGTCCAGCTGAGTTTGATGTTGTAGCAACAATGAACTTAAACGGCGATTACATCTCTGATGCACTTGCAGCTCAAGTTGGCGGTATCGGAATCGCGCCTGGTGCAAACATCAACTACGAATCAGGACATGCAATCTTTGAGGCGACTCATGGAACAGCTCCTAAATATGCAGGTATGGATAAAGTAAATCCATCTTCTGTTATCCTTTCAGGTGTCCTAATGCTTGAGCACCTTGGTTGGACAGAAGCTGCTAACCTGATCACAAAATCAATGGAAAAAACAATCGCTTCTAAAGTGGTAACATATGACTTCGCCCGTCTAATGGATGGAGCAACAGAAGTGAAATGTTCTGAGTTCGGTTCTGCTTTAATCGAGAACATGGAGTAA
- the citZ gene encoding citrate synthase, protein MTATRGLEGVVATTSSISSIIDDTLTYVGYNIDDLANNASFEEVIYLLWHLKLPTSSELQEFTELLAANAELPKEVIEHFKMYNIKEVHPMAALRSAVSLLGLYDDKADVMDEKENYLKAVRLQAKIPTIVTSFSRIRNGQDPIAPRKDLGFAANFLYMLTGKDPEPVEIEAFNKALVLHADHELNASTFTARVCVATLSDVYSGVTAAIGALKGPLHGGANEQVMKMLTEIGSVDKAESYILDKLEKKEKIMGFGHRVYRQGDPRAKHLKEMSKKLTELTGQSEYYEMSVKVEDVFTSNKGLPPNVDFYSASVYHSLGIDHDLFTPIFAVSRVSGWLAHILEQYSNNRLIRPRADYVGPGKQEYVPVEQRG, encoded by the coding sequence ATGACAGCAACTCGCGGATTAGAAGGAGTTGTAGCAACGACATCGTCCATCAGTTCGATCATTGACGATACACTTACATATGTGGGCTACAACATCGATGATTTAGCAAACAATGCCAGCTTTGAAGAGGTTATTTACCTGTTATGGCATCTGAAACTGCCTACATCATCAGAACTTCAGGAATTTACAGAGCTGTTAGCAGCTAACGCTGAACTGCCTAAGGAAGTTATCGAGCATTTCAAGATGTACAACATCAAGGAAGTTCATCCTATGGCCGCTTTACGTTCTGCTGTATCTTTACTTGGATTATATGATGATAAAGCAGATGTAATGGACGAAAAGGAAAACTATTTAAAAGCTGTTCGACTACAAGCGAAGATCCCTACGATCGTAACGAGCTTTTCACGGATCCGCAACGGACAAGATCCGATTGCTCCTCGCAAAGATTTAGGATTCGCTGCTAATTTCCTATATATGCTAACAGGTAAAGATCCTGAGCCGGTTGAGATCGAGGCTTTCAATAAAGCACTTGTTCTTCATGCGGATCACGAGTTAAACGCTTCCACATTCACTGCACGTGTTTGTGTCGCTACTCTTTCTGATGTGTATTCAGGCGTCACTGCTGCCATCGGTGCTTTAAAAGGACCGTTGCACGGTGGAGCAAACGAGCAGGTAATGAAGATGCTTACTGAAATCGGTTCAGTTGATAAAGCAGAATCCTACATCCTGGACAAATTAGAGAAAAAAGAAAAAATCATGGGCTTCGGTCACCGTGTTTACCGTCAAGGAGACCCACGTGCCAAGCACCTTAAAGAAATGTCCAAAAAATTAACTGAATTAACTGGACAAAGTGAATACTACGAAATGTCCGTTAAGGTAGAAGATGTATTTACATCCAATAAAGGCTTACCGCCTAATGTTGATTTCTATTCGGCATCTGTTTATCACAGCTTAGGCATCGACCACGACTTATTTACGCCGATCTTCGCTGTAAGCCGTGTGTCCGGCTGGTTAGCTCATATTCTTGAGCAGTATTCAAACAACCGCCTGATCCGCCCTCGTGCTGATTATGTAGGGCCTGGCAAGCAGGAATATGTGCCTGTAGAACAAAGAGGTTAA
- a CDS encoding DUF441 domain-containing protein translates to MSQPFMFLLLLLGIGFIAKNQSIIIAVAFLIILKLAGLDEKVFATIQSKGINWGVTIITIAVLAPIATGEIGFKDLYDSLKSPYAWIALASGMAVALIAKSGLTLLEDDPHITTALVLGTVLAVAFFKAVAVGPLIGAGIAYLAMKLYEFFL, encoded by the coding sequence ATGTCACAGCCATTCATGTTTTTACTGCTCTTACTGGGAATAGGCTTTATTGCCAAAAACCAATCCATTATTATAGCCGTAGCATTTTTAATCATTCTTAAGCTGGCAGGCCTCGATGAAAAGGTGTTTGCGACCATTCAGTCCAAGGGGATTAACTGGGGGGTCACCATTATTACGATTGCTGTATTGGCACCGATCGCTACAGGTGAAATCGGATTTAAAGATCTTTATGATTCATTAAAGTCACCCTATGCGTGGATTGCTCTTGCTTCCGGAATGGCGGTGGCCTTAATTGCGAAGAGTGGATTGACACTGTTGGAAGACGATCCCCATATTACGACAGCTCTTGTACTCGGAACCGTCCTGGCGGTGGCGTTCTTTAAGGCTGTAGCCGTCGGACCGTTGATTGGAGCAGGAATTGCATACCTCGCGATGAAATTATATGAGTTCTTTTTATAA